One window of the Shewanella cyperi genome contains the following:
- a CDS encoding histidine phosphatase family protein has product MLQEIYILRHGQTEFNADGKLQGHCNSPLTDLGRAQARAYGKTLANPPCDTAGFQLLSSPLGRAMETAALVAAELGLATTAIAQEPRLMEAGLGEWEMARIADIHAAYPVLAGRNDWYLQAPGAETLAAIRARLLEWLQDPATPERVIIVSHGITTVVLRGLLLGLDDSAMWRQDKPQDAFYHFANDAMARIGC; this is encoded by the coding sequence ATGCTCCAAGAGATCTACATACTGCGTCACGGCCAGACCGAATTTAACGCCGACGGCAAGCTGCAGGGGCACTGCAACTCGCCGCTGACCGACCTTGGCCGCGCCCAGGCCAGGGCCTACGGCAAAACACTGGCCAATCCGCCCTGTGACACAGCTGGCTTTCAACTGCTGTCGAGCCCCCTTGGCCGGGCCATGGAAACCGCTGCTCTGGTTGCAGCCGAGCTGGGCTTGGCCACAACAGCCATAGCTCAGGAACCACGACTGATGGAAGCCGGACTCGGCGAGTGGGAAATGGCTCGCATTGCCGACATCCACGCCGCCTATCCGGTACTTGCCGGGCGCAACGATTGGTATCTGCAGGCGCCGGGGGCGGAAACCCTGGCGGCGATTCGGGCGCGGCTGCTGGAGTGGCTGCAGGATCCCGCCACGCCGGAGCGGGTCATCATAGTCAGCCACGGGATAACCACTGTGGTGCTGCGCGGCCTGCTGCTGGGACTGGATGACAGCGCCATGTGGCGCCAGGACAAGCCCCAGGATGCCTTTTACCATTTTGCCAACGACGCGATGGCGCGCATTGGCTGCT
- a CDS encoding diguanylate cyclase domain-containing protein — translation MKLIILLLSSVSILVFLLGLFQSEVINGVRTYVQGEGLWAKAEKDSVMLLHRYVDTNDEAIYREFSRSLSVNLGDRRARLALQQTPPDLAAARAGFLAGGNHPDDIDSLISFFLYFQDVSYMREAIAIWTEADEEIARLQQLGEFAFQAHQRGDDDMLQLLQQRVNELNSKLNRLEIDFSGVLSDGSRWVKQVTLYVSVFSMVFLIGIALYISRRITQRLNDTEVQLRFSQNRLNSLLQSELLGILDWDANGGVLDANDVFLNMLGYSREELNSGCLNWRNITPEEFHDADAAAMMQIEREGYCTPFEKEFIHKEGHRVPVYVGGALFDGHSDQGIAFVLDQTLKKEVEQQLRLSASVLEGSRDAIVITDGHGQVIRVNQAYCDLTGLAKESLLGRRLDSLFTANGATISELLQTKGYWQGDAELLKRQEQSVPVLGSINSVASDAGDLLYYVAIFVDISERVVQERKLWDLARYDHLTGLVNKHFYSELVTKALERAKASGNRCAFFFIDLDKFKPVNDSYGHHVGDQLLAAVAERLTTTVRSHDIVSRHGGDEFSIIVEDVGSKENAAMIARKIIDNVQKPFHIEGRQIHVSCSVGISLYPDHGHNASGLIRAADQAMYEAKSSAADGYQIYQLM, via the coding sequence GTGAAACTGATCATCCTGCTGCTTTCCAGTGTTAGCATACTGGTGTTCCTGCTGGGGCTGTTCCAATCCGAAGTGATCAATGGGGTGCGCACCTACGTTCAGGGCGAGGGCCTGTGGGCCAAGGCGGAAAAAGACTCTGTCATGTTGCTGCACAGGTATGTGGACACCAATGATGAAGCCATTTACCGGGAATTCAGCAGGAGCCTGAGTGTGAATCTGGGGGATCGCCGGGCGCGATTGGCGTTGCAGCAAACGCCGCCGGATCTTGCCGCCGCCAGGGCGGGGTTTCTCGCAGGGGGCAACCACCCGGATGATATCGACAGTCTGATTAGTTTTTTCCTTTATTTTCAAGATGTCTCCTATATGCGCGAGGCCATTGCCATCTGGACCGAGGCCGATGAGGAAATTGCCAGATTGCAGCAATTGGGAGAATTTGCCTTCCAGGCTCACCAGCGTGGTGATGACGACATGTTGCAGCTGTTGCAGCAGCGGGTGAACGAACTGAACAGCAAACTCAATCGGCTGGAAATAGATTTCTCCGGGGTGCTCAGCGATGGCTCGCGCTGGGTCAAGCAGGTCACCTTGTATGTCTCTGTTTTCTCAATGGTCTTCCTTATAGGCATCGCCTTGTATATTTCGCGGCGCATCACCCAAAGGCTCAATGACACTGAGGTGCAGTTGCGTTTCAGCCAGAACCGGCTCAACAGCCTGTTGCAATCTGAACTGCTGGGGATCCTCGACTGGGATGCCAATGGTGGTGTTCTTGATGCCAATGATGTGTTTCTCAATATGCTCGGCTATAGCCGTGAGGAGCTGAACTCCGGGTGCCTCAATTGGCGCAACATCACGCCGGAGGAATTTCACGATGCTGATGCTGCTGCCATGATGCAGATTGAACGGGAAGGTTATTGCACCCCCTTTGAAAAGGAGTTTATCCATAAAGAGGGTCACAGGGTGCCGGTCTATGTGGGCGGCGCCCTGTTTGATGGTCACAGTGACCAGGGCATAGCCTTTGTGCTGGATCAGACGCTGAAGAAAGAGGTGGAGCAGCAACTGCGCCTGTCAGCCAGCGTCCTGGAAGGCAGCCGCGATGCCATAGTGATTACCGATGGTCACGGGCAAGTGATCCGGGTGAACCAGGCCTATTGCGACCTGACCGGCTTGGCAAAGGAGTCTTTGCTCGGGCGGCGGCTGGATAGCCTGTTTACCGCCAATGGTGCCACCATCAGTGAACTGTTGCAGACAAAAGGCTATTGGCAGGGGGATGCTGAGTTACTGAAGCGGCAGGAGCAAAGCGTTCCCGTGCTCGGCAGCATCAATTCGGTGGCCAGTGATGCAGGTGATTTGTTGTACTATGTCGCGATTTTTGTCGACATCAGTGAGCGGGTGGTGCAGGAGCGCAAGCTCTGGGATCTGGCCCGTTACGATCATTTAACCGGCCTGGTGAACAAACACTTTTATTCGGAATTGGTGACCAAGGCGCTGGAGCGGGCCAAGGCCAGCGGCAACCGCTGTGCCTTCTTCTTTATCGATTTGGACAAGTTCAAACCGGTGAACGACAGCTATGGTCATCATGTGGGCGATCAACTTTTGGCCGCCGTAGCCGAGCGTTTGACCACCACGGTCCGCAGCCATGACATAGTCTCGCGCCATGGCGGCGACGAGTTTTCCATCATAGTTGAAGATGTGGGCTCCAAAGAAAACGCAGCCATGATAGCCCGCAAGATCATCGACAATGTGCAGAAGCCTTTTCACATCGAAGGCCGACAGATCCATGTCAGTTGCAGCGTGGGTATCAGCCTGTATCCCGACCACGGCCACAATGCCAGCGGACTTATCCGCGCCGCCGATCAGGCCATGTATGAGGCCAAGAGTTCCGCCGCGGACGGCTATCAGATCTATCAGCTGATGTAA
- a CDS encoding response regulator transcription factor gives MDLNEFILLVDDDQELTELLSDFLGKNGFEVRTEANGAAAARRIIEERPRLVVLDVMLPELDGLSICRKVRASYPGPILMLTGLGDDIDEVAGLETGADDYIAKPVRSRVLLARIRSLLRRYELLENLKQEPAVVNTEVQLVVNGLRLDKLARSASLHGTALELTIAEFELLWLLAKHAGRTLDRDAICDHFRELGYDSTHRTIDLRVSHLRRKMGDDPREPVLIKTMRGQGYVLTVK, from the coding sequence ATGGACTTAAATGAATTTATCCTTCTGGTCGACGACGATCAGGAATTGACAGAACTGTTGAGCGACTTCCTCGGCAAGAATGGCTTTGAGGTCAGAACCGAGGCCAACGGTGCGGCAGCCGCGAGGCGTATCATTGAGGAGCGTCCGCGTCTGGTGGTATTGGATGTGATGTTGCCCGAGCTTGATGGCCTGTCTATTTGTCGCAAAGTGCGGGCCAGCTATCCCGGTCCGATACTTATGCTCACAGGTCTGGGGGATGATATAGACGAAGTGGCCGGGCTCGAAACCGGGGCCGATGACTATATCGCCAAGCCGGTGCGTTCGCGGGTGCTGCTGGCCAGGATCCGCAGTCTGTTGCGGCGCTACGAGCTGCTGGAAAACCTGAAACAGGAACCGGCGGTGGTCAATACCGAAGTGCAACTTGTGGTCAATGGACTGCGCCTGGACAAGCTTGCCCGCAGTGCCAGTCTGCACGGAACCGCCCTGGAGCTGACCATAGCCGAATTTGAGTTGCTGTGGTTGCTGGCCAAACACGCGGGACGGACTCTGGACAGGGATGCAATTTGCGATCACTTCAGGGAGTTGGGATACGACAGCACGCACCGCACCATAGATCTCAGGGTATCGCACCTGAGGCGCAAAATGGGTGACGATCCCAGGGAGCCGGTGCTCATTAAAACCATGCGTGGCCAAGGCTACGTTTTGACAGTGAAGTGA